The Skermanella pratensis genome has a window encoding:
- a CDS encoding DUF2735 domain-containing protein, giving the protein MTMNPGFQTARIIKFPARAGARLRSFAEEAKAAADPASTPVFEGASGSGWYHEAAIREADQNAKR; this is encoded by the coding sequence ATGACCATGAACCCCGGTTTTCAAACGGCCAGAATAATCAAGTTTCCCGCAAGAGCCGGCGCACGGCTCCGCAGCTTTGCCGAAGAGGCGAAGGCGGCGGCGGATCCGGCATCGACGCCGGTCTTCGAAGGTGCTTCCGGCAGCGGCTGGTATCATGAAGCGGCGATCCGGGAAGCCGACCAGAACG
- a CDS encoding glutamine synthetase beta-grasp domain-containing protein, which translates to MTKYKLEYIWLDGYTPVPNLRGKTQIKEYADFPTLEQLPLWGFDGSSTKQAEGSSSDCVLKPVRIFPDSERKNGAIVLCEVMMPDGETPHPSNMRATILDDEGAWFGFEQEYFFYKNGRPLGFPDTGYPAPQGPYYTGVGYGKVGDVARKIVEEHLDICLAAGINHEGINAEVAKGQWEFQIFGKGSKRAADEMWVARYLLERLTEKYGIDIEYHCKPLGQTDWNGSGMHANFSTAYLRETGGKEYFEKLMAAFETAKDEHIAVYGPDNHMRLTGKHETQSIHTFSYGIADRGASIRVPHSFVRNGYRGYLEDRRPNSQGDPYQIASQILKTVATVPTGAEADVSAAA; encoded by the coding sequence ATGACCAAGTATAAGCTGGAGTACATCTGGCTCGACGGGTACACTCCGGTTCCGAATCTGCGTGGAAAAACGCAGATCAAGGAATATGCAGACTTCCCCACGCTCGAACAGCTCCCGCTCTGGGGCTTCGACGGAAGCTCGACCAAGCAGGCGGAAGGCAGCAGTTCCGACTGCGTCCTGAAGCCCGTCCGCATTTTCCCGGACAGCGAACGCAAGAACGGTGCGATCGTCCTGTGCGAAGTCATGATGCCCGACGGCGAGACCCCTCACCCGTCGAACATGCGGGCGACCATCCTGGATGACGAGGGCGCCTGGTTCGGTTTCGAGCAGGAATATTTCTTCTACAAGAACGGCCGGCCGCTCGGCTTCCCCGATACCGGCTATCCGGCGCCCCAGGGTCCCTATTACACCGGGGTCGGCTATGGCAAGGTGGGCGACGTGGCCCGCAAGATCGTCGAGGAGCATCTCGACATCTGTCTGGCCGCGGGCATCAACCATGAGGGCATCAACGCCGAGGTGGCGAAGGGCCAGTGGGAATTCCAGATCTTCGGCAAGGGCTCCAAGAGGGCTGCGGACGAGATGTGGGTCGCCCGGTACCTGCTGGAGCGGCTGACCGAGAAGTACGGCATCGACATCGAGTACCATTGCAAGCCGCTCGGCCAGACCGACTGGAACGGGTCCGGCATGCACGCCAACTTCTCCACCGCTTATCTGCGCGAGACGGGCGGCAAGGAGTATTTCGAGAAGCTGATGGCCGCGTTTGAGACGGCGAAGGACGAGCATATCGCGGTCTATGGCCCGGACAACCACATGCGGCTGACCGGCAAGCACGAGACCCAGTCGATTCACACCTTCAGCTACGGCATCGCCGACCGCGGCGCCTCGATCCGCGTGCCGCACAGCTTCGTGCGCAACGGGTACCGGGGATATCTGGAAGATCGCCGTCCGAACTCCCAGGGCGACCCGTACCAGATCGCTTCCCAGATCCTGAAGACTGTCGCGACCGTTCCGACGGGCGCCGAAGCCGACGTTTCGGCCGCCGCGTGA
- a CDS encoding DoxX family protein, translated as MESNMARYDETIAPLPRAEVEISGDRLTAGWQDGLLLIGRVAIGAIFLHSGFGKVMELSAFTARMESMGVPVASVMAPLGAFVEFFGGLAIILGAWTWLAALLVAAFTVVATYIAHRYWIMPPEQMAAQQTQFMKNLAITGGLLAFAAAGPGRFSIDGWRWRRENGRYL; from the coding sequence TTGGAGTCGAACATGGCGAGATATGACGAGACGATTGCGCCGCTTCCCAGGGCGGAAGTGGAAATTTCGGGAGACAGGCTGACTGCCGGTTGGCAGGACGGGCTGTTGCTGATCGGCCGCGTCGCGATCGGCGCGATCTTCCTGCACAGCGGGTTCGGCAAGGTGATGGAGCTTTCGGCGTTCACCGCGCGGATGGAATCGATGGGGGTTCCGGTTGCGTCCGTCATGGCACCGCTCGGAGCCTTCGTCGAGTTCTTCGGCGGGCTCGCAATCATTCTCGGCGCATGGACATGGTTGGCCGCCCTCCTGGTGGCCGCCTTCACCGTCGTCGCGACCTACATCGCACACCGCTACTGGATCATGCCGCCCGAGCAGATGGCCGCCCAGCAGACCCAGTTCATGAAGAACCTGGCGATCACAGGCGGTCTCCTGGCTTTCGCCGCGGCGGGACCCGGCCGCTTCAGCATCGACGGCTGGCGGTGGCGCCGCGAGAACGGCCGTTATCTGTAG
- the arsB gene encoding ACR3 family arsenite efflux transporter, which translates to MSAQCEITARRSAGAPLGAFERYLSVWVALCIGAGIALGLLMPSLFGLLATLEFASVNLVVAVLIWVMIYPMMVAVDFSSLRRIGERPKGLVITVVVNWLIKPFTMAGLGILFFELLFRDLVDPQDAKEYIAGMILLGAAPCTAMVFVWSQLTRGDATYTLVQVSLNDIIMVIAFAPIVALLLGVTDVIVPWQTLILSVVLYVVIPLAAGYATRRALRAAEDPDAVTRFTGRLKPYTIVGLLATIVLLFGFQGRTIVEQPFVILLIAVPLLVQSYAIFAIGYAWAWAWRIPYAIAAPAALIGTSNFFELAVAVAISLFGLESGAALATVVGVLVEVPVMLSLVALCNRTRDRFPEEAAEPVRAPAGPSGLSRH; encoded by the coding sequence ATGTCCGCTCAATGCGAGATCACGGCCCGGCGTTCCGCCGGCGCGCCCCTGGGTGCTTTCGAACGTTATCTCAGCGTCTGGGTCGCCCTGTGCATCGGCGCCGGCATCGCCCTGGGGCTGCTGATGCCGAGCCTGTTCGGCCTCCTCGCGACGCTGGAATTCGCCTCGGTCAACCTGGTCGTCGCGGTGCTGATCTGGGTGATGATCTATCCCATGATGGTGGCCGTGGACTTCTCGTCCCTACGCCGCATCGGCGAGCGGCCCAAGGGGCTGGTGATCACCGTGGTGGTCAACTGGCTGATCAAGCCCTTCACCATGGCGGGGCTCGGCATCCTGTTCTTCGAACTGCTGTTCCGCGACCTGGTCGACCCGCAGGACGCCAAGGAATACATCGCCGGCATGATCCTGCTGGGGGCCGCACCCTGCACCGCGATGGTCTTCGTGTGGAGCCAGCTCACCCGCGGCGACGCGACCTACACGCTGGTCCAGGTCTCGCTGAACGACATCATCATGGTCATCGCCTTCGCGCCGATCGTGGCGTTGCTGCTGGGCGTGACCGACGTCATCGTGCCCTGGCAGACCTTGATCCTGTCGGTGGTGCTGTATGTGGTCATCCCGCTTGCGGCCGGCTACGCGACCCGCCGCGCCCTGCGTGCCGCGGAGGACCCCGATGCCGTCACGCGCTTCACCGGCCGGCTGAAGCCCTATACGATCGTCGGCCTGCTGGCGACCATCGTGCTGCTGTTCGGCTTCCAGGGCAGGACCATCGTCGAGCAGCCGTTCGTGATCCTGCTGATCGCGGTGCCGCTGCTGGTCCAGAGCTATGCCATCTTCGCGATCGGATACGCCTGGGCCTGGGCATGGCGGATACCGTACGCGATCGCCGCCCCGGCGGCACTGATCGGCACCTCCAACTTCTTCGAACTGGCCGTCGCGGTGGCGATCAGCCTGTTCGGGCTGGAAAGCGGCGCCGCCTTGGCGACCGTGGTCGGAGTGCTGGTGGAAGTGCCGGTGATGTTGTCGCTTGTGGCCCTGTGCAACCGCACCCGCGACCGTTTCCCGGAAGAGGCGGCGGAACCGGTACGGGCGCCGGCCGGGCCAAGCGGCCTGTCCCGCCATTGA
- the arsJ gene encoding organoarsenical effux MFS transporter ArsJ: protein MGGTLRDYAIVTAAYWGFTLTDGALRMLVLLHFHTLGFTPFQLAFLFVLYEFFGIVTNLIGGWIGSRLGLRITLYAGLGLQVAALVMLSLLDPEWQFALSVAYVVAAQGLAGIAKDLTKMSSKSAIKLVVPAGAEGTLFRWVALLTGSKNALKGVGFFLGGLLLSTIGFVQGLWLMAAALSLVLVAAMVLLRGDFGKSKAKAGFRSLFAKSPEINILSAARFFLFGARDVWFVVGVPIFLYAQLGWSFAQVGGFLAAWVIGYGFVQAAAPAIVRRSTDGTSSEVRAARLWAAVLAVIPLALVGALRAGVDPAAAVMVGLGLFGVAFAVNSSLHSYLILAFTDADKVALNVGFYYMANAGGRLVGSLLSGLTYQWFGLAGCLLTAAGLVAASAALVLLLPTGAHVDATHAARPAGAVPDGD from the coding sequence ATGGGCGGAACCCTGCGCGACTACGCCATCGTCACCGCGGCATACTGGGGCTTCACCCTGACCGACGGCGCCCTGCGCATGCTGGTCCTGCTGCATTTCCACACCCTGGGCTTCACGCCGTTCCAACTGGCGTTCCTGTTCGTCCTGTACGAATTCTTCGGGATCGTCACCAACCTGATCGGCGGCTGGATCGGATCGCGGCTGGGGCTGCGGATCACGCTTTATGCCGGGCTGGGGCTCCAGGTGGCGGCGCTGGTCATGCTGTCCCTGCTGGACCCGGAGTGGCAGTTCGCCCTGTCCGTCGCCTACGTGGTTGCGGCGCAGGGGCTGGCCGGCATCGCCAAGGACCTCACCAAGATGAGTTCCAAGAGCGCGATCAAGCTCGTGGTGCCCGCCGGTGCCGAGGGCACGCTGTTCCGCTGGGTGGCGCTGCTGACCGGCTCCAAGAACGCGCTGAAGGGCGTGGGCTTTTTCCTGGGCGGTCTGCTTCTGTCCACGATCGGTTTCGTCCAGGGGCTTTGGCTGATGGCCGCGGCGCTTTCCCTGGTGCTCGTGGCGGCGATGGTGCTGTTGAGGGGCGATTTCGGGAAATCCAAGGCGAAGGCCGGGTTCCGCAGCCTGTTCGCCAAGTCGCCGGAGATCAACATCCTTTCGGCGGCGCGGTTCTTCCTGTTCGGGGCGCGCGACGTCTGGTTTGTGGTCGGCGTACCGATCTTCCTCTACGCCCAGCTCGGCTGGAGCTTCGCCCAGGTGGGCGGCTTCCTGGCGGCCTGGGTGATCGGCTACGGCTTCGTGCAGGCGGCGGCCCCGGCGATCGTCCGGCGCTCCACCGACGGCACCTCGTCCGAAGTGCGGGCCGCCCGCTTGTGGGCGGCCGTGCTGGCGGTCATCCCGCTGGCGCTCGTCGGGGCGCTCCGGGCCGGGGTCGACCCGGCGGCGGCGGTCATGGTCGGCCTGGGCCTGTTCGGCGTTGCCTTCGCCGTCAATTCCTCGCTGCACTCCTACCTCATCCTGGCGTTCACCGATGCCGACAAGGTCGCGCTGAACGTCGGTTTCTATTACATGGCGAATGCCGGCGGGCGTCTGGTGGGGAGCCTGCTGTCGGGCCTGACCTACCAGTGGTTCGGCCTTGCCGGCTGCCTGCTGACCGCCGCAGGACTGGTCGCGGCATCGGCGGCGCTCGTGCTGCTGCTGCCGACCGGCGCCCATGTGGACGCGACCCATGCCGCCCGGCCGGCGGGTGCTGTTCCCGACGGCGATTGA
- a CDS encoding ArsJ-associated glyceraldehyde-3-phosphate dehydrogenase, protein MTIRVGINGFGRIGRLACRAAVDRGLLDIVHVNEVKGGPETAAHLLEFDSVQGRWPVPVAAEDGTIRIDGRRIGFTDHGEPGGIPWADLGVDLVLECSGKFVTTGTVTPHLDRGARKVVVAAPVKTPGALNVVMGVNDHLYDPDEHHVVTAASCTTNCLAPVVKVIQERLGIRHGVITTIHDATNTQVVVDAPHKDLRRARSALMSLIPTSTGSATAIGLIYPELQGKLNGLAVRVPLLTGSLTDCVFEVARPTTAEEVNAFLKEAADGPLKGILGFESRPLVSIDFRGDTRSSIIDGPSTLVVDGTAVKIFAWYDNEMGYAHRLAELAAKVAGHMQQG, encoded by the coding sequence ATGACCATCCGTGTCGGCATCAACGGCTTCGGCCGCATCGGGCGGCTTGCCTGCCGGGCCGCCGTAGACCGCGGCCTGCTCGACATCGTCCATGTCAACGAGGTGAAGGGCGGCCCGGAAACGGCCGCCCACCTGCTGGAGTTCGACAGCGTCCAGGGCCGCTGGCCCGTGCCGGTCGCCGCCGAGGACGGCACCATCCGGATTGACGGCCGGCGCATCGGCTTCACCGACCATGGCGAGCCGGGCGGCATCCCCTGGGCCGACCTGGGCGTCGATCTGGTGCTGGAATGCTCGGGCAAGTTCGTCACGACCGGAACGGTGACCCCGCACCTGGACCGGGGCGCCCGCAAGGTGGTCGTGGCGGCGCCGGTCAAGACGCCGGGCGCCCTGAACGTCGTGATGGGCGTCAACGACCATCTGTACGATCCGGACGAGCATCATGTGGTTACCGCCGCCTCCTGCACCACCAATTGCCTGGCGCCGGTCGTCAAGGTGATCCAGGAAAGACTCGGCATCCGCCACGGCGTCATCACCACGATCCACGACGCGACCAATACGCAGGTCGTCGTGGACGCGCCGCACAAGGACCTGCGGCGCGCCCGCTCGGCGCTGATGTCGCTGATCCCCACCTCGACCGGCTCGGCCACGGCGATCGGGCTTATCTATCCCGAGTTGCAGGGCAAGCTGAACGGGCTGGCCGTGCGCGTGCCCTTGCTGACCGGCTCGCTGACCGACTGCGTGTTCGAGGTGGCCCGGCCGACTACGGCGGAGGAAGTCAACGCCTTCCTGAAGGAGGCGGCCGACGGCCCGCTGAAGGGCATCCTGGGCTTCGAGTCCCGGCCGCTGGTGTCGATCGATTTCCGCGGCGACACCCGGTCGTCGATCATCGACGGCCCGTCCACCCTGGTGGTCGACGGCACCGCCGTGAAGATCTTCGCCTGGTACGACAACGAGATGGGCTACGCCCACCGTCTCGCCGAACTGGCGGCCAAGGTGGCCGGCCACATGCAGCAGGGTTGA
- a CDS encoding metalloregulator ArsR/SmtB family transcription factor translates to MDTKHAIASLSALAQDTRLDVYRLLVRAGGEGMPAGEIARTLGVPPNTLSSHLALMANAGLVTASRVGRSIIYNANYDGMRDLLVFLTEDCCQGNPDVCSPSLQALAAAACPPERRGGRPDRAEPAAWSAPMSDRPSLEKPYNVLFLCTGNSARSIMAECAMTRWGQGRFNAYSAGSQPRGAVHPKAIELLKRLNYKTDHLRSKSWDEFAAPGAPELDFVFTVCDSAASETCPVWPGQPMSAHWGVEDPAAFVGSDERVRKVFKRSYLELECRIKIFTSLRLEALDKLSLRNRLAEIGRIRLSEEEVAAAG, encoded by the coding sequence ATGGATACGAAACACGCCATAGCCTCCCTGTCGGCGCTGGCCCAGGATACCCGCCTGGATGTCTACCGCCTGCTCGTCAGGGCGGGCGGGGAGGGCATGCCGGCCGGGGAGATCGCGCGCACGCTGGGAGTGCCGCCCAACACGCTGTCGAGCCATCTGGCGCTGATGGCCAACGCCGGCCTCGTGACCGCCAGCCGGGTCGGCCGGTCGATCATCTACAACGCGAATTACGATGGCATGCGGGACCTTCTGGTCTTCCTGACCGAGGACTGCTGCCAGGGAAATCCCGACGTCTGCAGCCCGTCGCTGCAGGCGCTCGCCGCGGCCGCCTGTCCTCCCGAGCGGCGCGGGGGGCGCCCGGACCGAGCCGAACCCGCAGCATGGAGTGCTCCGATGTCAGACCGCCCAAGCCTGGAGAAACCTTACAACGTCCTGTTCCTGTGCACCGGCAACTCGGCGCGCAGCATCATGGCGGAATGCGCCATGACCCGCTGGGGGCAGGGCAGGTTCAACGCCTACAGCGCCGGCAGCCAGCCGCGCGGCGCCGTGCATCCGAAGGCGATCGAGCTTCTGAAACGCCTGAACTACAAGACCGACCATCTCAGGTCGAAGAGCTGGGACGAGTTCGCCGCACCCGGCGCACCCGAGCTGGACTTCGTCTTCACCGTTTGCGACAGCGCCGCCAGCGAAACCTGCCCGGTGTGGCCCGGCCAGCCGATGAGCGCCCACTGGGGCGTCGAGGATCCCGCCGCTTTCGTCGGGTCCGACGAGCGGGTCCGGAAGGTCTTCAAACGCTCCTACCTGGAGCTTGAATGCCGGATCAAGATCTTCACGAGCCTCCGGCTGGAGGCGCTGGACAAGCTCAGCCTGCGCAACCGCCTGGCCGAGATCGGCAGGATCAGGCTGTCCGAGGAAGAGGTAGCCGCCGCCGGTTGA
- the eno gene encoding phosphopyruvate hydratase gives MATPLFRHTLVRIRITGGMMAKTTITAVKARQILDSRGRPTVEADVMLEGGAMGRASVPSGASTSRSEAHELRDGDAVIYFGRGVSNAVANVAEEIAPLLRGRDADDQAGVDGSMQALDGTPRLERLGANAVLAVSLATCRAAAEAAREPLHRRLGALAGAGDPVLPLPMVNILSGGLHAGRGMDVQDFLAVPLTATDYPSALHDIIRVRAAAEEVVERYGAPVLLADEGGLSPGCPSAEIALRLMVEAIERAGLTPGRDIGIAIDVAATSLLGADGSYAFSREGRSLDSAGMIETVAEWVERFPIVSVEDGLHDEDWDHWPELTRRLSRIQVVGDDLFSTSPERIRRGMEVGAANSVLIKLNQNGTLTGTLDAIATARAGGYSTVVSARSGETGDSFMSDLAVGAVGGQIKIGSVRNTERLEKYNQLLRIAEDPAVGYAGARFLAGQRGP, from the coding sequence GTGGCGACGCCGCTGTTCCGGCACACGCTGGTGCGGATCAGGATCACGGGAGGAATGATGGCGAAGACCACGATCACGGCCGTGAAGGCCCGGCAGATCCTCGACTCCCGGGGGCGGCCGACCGTGGAGGCGGACGTGATGCTCGAAGGCGGGGCGATGGGCCGGGCGTCGGTGCCGTCCGGCGCGTCCACCAGCCGGAGCGAGGCGCACGAACTCCGCGACGGCGACGCCGTAATCTATTTCGGCCGCGGGGTGTCGAATGCCGTGGCGAACGTCGCGGAGGAGATCGCGCCGCTCCTGCGGGGCCGGGATGCCGACGACCAGGCGGGAGTCGACGGTTCCATGCAGGCGCTGGACGGAACGCCGCGCCTGGAGCGTCTCGGCGCGAACGCGGTCCTGGCGGTTTCGCTCGCCACTTGCCGGGCCGCGGCGGAAGCCGCCCGGGAACCGCTTCATCGCCGGCTCGGCGCCCTGGCGGGGGCCGGCGATCCTGTGCTGCCGCTGCCGATGGTGAACATCCTGAGCGGCGGCCTCCATGCGGGACGCGGCATGGACGTGCAGGATTTCCTGGCCGTCCCCTTGACCGCGACCGACTATCCCTCGGCGCTCCACGACATCATCCGGGTGCGTGCCGCCGCCGAGGAGGTCGTGGAGCGCTATGGCGCCCCCGTGCTCCTCGCCGACGAGGGAGGGCTGAGCCCGGGATGCCCTTCGGCCGAGATCGCGCTGCGATTGATGGTGGAGGCGATCGAGCGCGCGGGGCTGACGCCCGGCCGCGACATCGGGATCGCCATCGACGTGGCGGCGACGTCGCTTCTCGGGGCGGACGGTTCCTATGCCTTCTCCCGCGAAGGGCGCTCCCTGGACAGCGCCGGCATGATCGAAACCGTCGCCGAATGGGTCGAGCGCTTCCCGATCGTGTCCGTCGAGGACGGCCTGCACGACGAGGACTGGGACCATTGGCCGGAACTGACCCGCCGGCTTTCCCGCATCCAGGTGGTCGGGGACGACCTGTTCAGCACCAGCCCGGAGCGCATCCGGCGCGGCATGGAAGTTGGTGCTGCCAACAGCGTGCTGATCAAGCTCAACCAGAACGGAACCCTGACCGGCACGCTGGACGCGATCGCGACCGCGCGGGCCGGCGGGTACTCGACCGTGGTCTCCGCCCGGTCGGGGGAGACCGGCGACAGTTTCATGTCGGACCTGGCCGTGGGCGCGGTCGGCGGGCAGATCAAGATCGGCTCGGTCCGTAACACCGAACGGCTGGAGAAATACAACCAGCTCCTCCGGATCGCCGAGGATCCGGCCGTGGGCTATGCCGGTGCGCGTTTCCTGGCCGGACAGAGGGGACCATGA
- a CDS encoding phosphotransferase family protein, which produces MTAPDAGLPDDMRRFLADLGIQGRDLRAHPLTGGVSSDIWFVEADGRTLCIKRALPTLRVAAHWTAPIERSGYEYAWFERVREIAPAAVPPLIGRHADGNMFAMAFLPADRHPLWKALLLRGKVDPDFAAAVGGILGAIHAGTAGDGRTAGAFATDASFHALRLEPYLLATARRHPDLAGRLEAIARTTAATKLALVHGDVSPKNILAGPEGPVILDAECAWYGDPAFDLAFCLNHLLLKCLPVRDGTSLLMDAFDRMIGAYLPHVAWENAKAFEGRCAALLPALLLARVDGKSPVEYLTGEMDREIVRSAARGLVAEPPDRLSTVKQRWLDSLRR; this is translated from the coding sequence ATGACGGCGCCGGATGCCGGTCTTCCCGACGACATGCGCCGGTTCCTCGCCGACCTGGGCATCCAGGGGCGGGACCTCCGCGCCCATCCGCTGACGGGCGGCGTGTCCTCCGACATCTGGTTCGTCGAGGCGGACGGGCGCACGCTCTGCATCAAGCGGGCGCTGCCGACGCTTCGGGTGGCGGCGCACTGGACCGCCCCGATCGAGCGCAGCGGCTACGAATACGCATGGTTCGAGAGGGTGCGGGAGATAGCGCCCGCGGCCGTGCCGCCGCTGATCGGACGCCATGCCGACGGCAACATGTTCGCCATGGCGTTCCTCCCGGCGGATCGCCATCCCCTGTGGAAAGCCCTGCTGCTCCGGGGGAAGGTCGATCCCGACTTCGCGGCTGCGGTCGGCGGGATCCTGGGCGCGATCCACGCCGGGACGGCCGGCGACGGCCGCACCGCCGGGGCCTTCGCGACAGACGCGTCGTTCCACGCGCTGCGCCTCGAACCCTATCTCCTGGCGACCGCCCGCCGGCACCCGGACCTTGCCGGCCGGCTGGAAGCGATCGCCCGGACGACCGCGGCCACCAAGCTGGCGCTGGTCCACGGGGACGTCAGCCCCAAGAACATCCTGGCCGGTCCCGAAGGCCCGGTGATCCTCGACGCGGAATGCGCCTGGTACGGCGACCCGGCGTTCGACCTGGCCTTCTGCCTGAACCACCTGCTCCTGAAATGCCTTCCGGTCCGAGACGGCACGAGCCTGCTCATGGATGCGTTCGACCGGATGATCGGCGCCTACCTGCCCCATGTGGCCTGGGAGAACGCCAAAGCCTTCGAGGGCCGTTGCGCGGCCCTGCTCCCGGCGCTCCTGCTTGCCCGCGTCGACGGAAAATCCCCCGTCGAGTACCTGACCGGGGAGATGGACAGGGAGATCGTCCGGAGCGCTGCGCGCGGTCTCGTGGCCGAGCCTCCGGACCGGCTTTCCACCGTAAAGCAACGCTGGCTCGACAGCTTGCGGCGATGA
- a CDS encoding multicopper oxidase family protein: protein MSQNPLVRPLTRRRLLLGGSAAGAAALVPVALRPAAAAKTPTHALAAGPGRVRMVGDAYPETTVWAYDGQVPGPEIRVRQGDRLRIEVTNRLAEETTVHWHGLRVPNAMDGVPHLTQRPIGPFETFTYEFDALDAGTFWYHPHQRSHEQVGRGLHGALIVEEREPVPVDRDLCWVLGDWRLKGDASISNDFGAMMDISHGGRVGNTVTVNGRVLDVVPVRAGERVRLRLVNAANARIFGLRFQGHRPTVIAIDGHPVEPHEPEDGRIVLAPAMRVDLVLDMAGAPGDRSNVVDDFHPNLAYRLLDLGYGPDRLRDRPPDTPVRLPANPVAEPDLSAAVRHEVALGGGMMGTMAGAMVDGRMTDMRTLLRQGMAWAINGVSAGGADRHGGGEVSGHVMDPIFTIERGRTCVIAMANDTAWHHPMHLHGHTFRVLSRNGRPTRFKEWQDTVLLAPRERVEIAFVADNPGDWMFHCHILEHQAAGMMSTIRVA, encoded by the coding sequence ATGAGCCAGAACCCGCTGGTCCGGCCGCTCACCCGCAGACGCCTTCTCCTTGGGGGCAGCGCCGCCGGGGCCGCTGCGCTGGTGCCCGTGGCCCTGCGCCCCGCGGCAGCCGCAAAGACGCCGACCCACGCGCTGGCAGCCGGCCCCGGGAGGGTCCGGATGGTCGGCGACGCCTATCCGGAGACGACGGTATGGGCCTATGACGGCCAGGTGCCCGGTCCCGAGATCCGCGTCCGGCAGGGCGACCGTCTTCGCATCGAGGTGACCAACCGGCTGGCCGAGGAGACGACCGTCCACTGGCACGGACTTCGCGTCCCCAACGCCATGGACGGCGTGCCGCACCTGACCCAGCGCCCGATCGGCCCCTTCGAGACCTTCACCTACGAGTTCGATGCCCTGGATGCCGGGACCTTCTGGTACCACCCGCACCAGCGGAGCCATGAACAGGTCGGCCGCGGCCTTCACGGCGCGCTCATCGTCGAGGAGCGAGAACCGGTCCCGGTCGACCGCGACCTCTGCTGGGTGCTGGGCGACTGGCGGCTGAAGGGAGACGCTTCGATCAGCAACGACTTCGGCGCCATGATGGACATCAGCCACGGCGGCCGGGTCGGGAACACCGTCACGGTGAACGGCCGCGTGCTCGACGTGGTGCCGGTGCGGGCGGGCGAACGGGTCCGGCTGCGTCTGGTCAACGCCGCCAACGCCCGTATCTTCGGGCTGCGCTTCCAGGGACACCGGCCGACGGTGATCGCCATCGACGGCCATCCGGTCGAACCGCACGAACCGGAAGACGGCCGCATCGTCCTGGCGCCCGCGATGCGCGTGGACCTCGTCCTCGACATGGCCGGCGCTCCCGGCGACCGCTCCAACGTCGTCGACGACTTCCATCCCAACCTCGCCTACCGGCTGCTGGACCTCGGCTACGGGCCGGACCGTCTGCGGGACCGCCCGCCGGACACGCCGGTCCGGCTGCCGGCGAACCCGGTGGCGGAGCCGGACCTCTCCGCCGCGGTCCGACACGAGGTGGCCCTGGGCGGCGGGATGATGGGAACCATGGCCGGAGCCATGGTGGACGGCAGGATGACGGACATGCGCACCCTGTTGCGCCAAGGCATGGCCTGGGCGATCAACGGAGTTTCCGCCGGCGGCGCCGACCGCCACGGCGGCGGCGAGGTTTCCGGACACGTCATGGACCCGATCTTCACGATCGAGCGCGGGCGCACCTGCGTGATCGCCATGGCCAACGACACGGCGTGGCACCATCCGATGCATCTGCACGGCCACACCTTCCGGGTGCTGTCGCGGAACGGCAGGCCGACCCGCTTCAAGGAATGGCAGGACACCGTCCTGCTGGCCCCGCGCGAACGCGTGGAGATCGCCTTCGTCGCCGACAATCCGGGCGACTGGATGTTCCACTGCCATATCCTCGAACATCAGGCCGCGGGGATGATGAGCACTATCCGCGTCGCCTGA
- a CDS encoding c-type cytochrome produces the protein MPVPTVLGRKTALVAALVLFATGGLAAWMLSPEDGRIDPGDPAQVALGETVYAANCASCHGADLEGQPDWRERKPDGRLPAPPHDVSGHTWHHPAETLFGIVKDGMAAYAPPGYESDMPAFGGTLSDQEIRAVLAFIASRWPENVRNRWKSAGIS, from the coding sequence ATGCCTGTCCCGACCGTCCTGGGCCGGAAGACGGCGCTGGTCGCCGCGCTGGTGCTCTTCGCCACCGGCGGCTTGGCCGCCTGGATGCTCTCTCCAGAAGACGGCCGGATCGATCCGGGCGACCCCGCCCAGGTGGCCCTCGGCGAGACCGTCTATGCGGCGAACTGCGCGTCCTGCCACGGCGCCGACCTGGAGGGCCAGCCGGACTGGCGCGAGCGGAAGCCGGACGGCAGGCTGCCCGCCCCGCCCCACGACGTCTCCGGCCACACCTGGCACCATCCCGCCGAAACGCTTTTCGGCATCGTCAAGGACGGCATGGCCGCGTACGCCCCTCCCGGCTACGAGAGCGACATGCCCGCGTTCGGCGGAACGCTGTCCGACCAGGAGATCCGGGCGGTGCTGGCCTTCATCGCGAGCCGCTGGCCGGAGAACGTCCGGAACCGCTGGAAGTCCGCCGGTATCAGCTGA